The following are from one region of the Stigmatella ashevillena genome:
- a CDS encoding two-component system sensor histidine kinase NtrB gives MPSSRAFGLVPSPGEHDLRVRLTWLSIFRTVATTLLLGVTALRLLAAPPQELSRRDSLAFAVIGLVYVLTIIYGLWLRRGRVGKSAAAVQVAGDILIASGLVSLTGGADSPFSFTYSLAVITASILLSQRGAFVTAAACSGMYGALVLNHLVRLGGSPSSAMLARTGFNFASNVLAHFLIAALAGYLSRQLLAAGGRLSASQADLRRLSTLHGQILDSTPSGLLACEAEGEITFINRAALSILGLDNVTAKSMSVEALLPGLRGLERVPRAELKVETPRGPRILGLTLAPLEGGGQSTRLIVFQDLTALRRAEDELRRADRLAALGTLAAQLAHEIRNPLAAMRGSAQMLAQDGAEDPSVVRLTNILMRESDRLSRLVEEFLRFARPPPPQRRAIALDELIRETVEMLQTDPLRRGVHLSLELPPVVASVDPDQLRQVLLNLLRNAFEAVGSAGQTRVSLSVEDGKALMRVWDSAGAIPETHLGRIFEPFFTTRSGGTGLGLATAYSIVRAHEGRLQVTSSPQLGTEFTVELPLAVAEEMQGARAGSG, from the coding sequence CATCTTCCGGACAGTCGCGACCACGCTGCTGCTGGGCGTCACCGCCCTGCGGCTGCTGGCGGCGCCCCCGCAGGAGCTGTCGCGCAGGGACTCGCTGGCCTTCGCGGTCATCGGCCTTGTCTACGTTCTCACCATCATCTACGGGCTGTGGCTGCGGCGCGGGCGGGTGGGCAAGTCCGCCGCGGCGGTGCAGGTTGCGGGCGACATTCTTATCGCCTCTGGCCTCGTCTCGCTGACTGGCGGGGCGGACTCTCCGTTCTCCTTCACCTACTCGCTGGCGGTCATCACTGCCTCCATCCTGCTGTCTCAGCGGGGCGCCTTCGTGACGGCGGCAGCCTGCTCGGGGATGTACGGCGCGCTCGTGCTCAACCACCTGGTGCGGCTCGGGGGTTCCCCCTCCTCCGCCATGCTGGCGCGCACGGGCTTCAACTTCGCCAGCAATGTCCTGGCCCACTTCCTCATCGCCGCGCTGGCAGGCTACTTGAGCCGCCAGCTCCTGGCGGCGGGCGGGCGGCTGTCGGCCAGTCAGGCGGACTTGCGGCGCCTGTCCACGCTGCATGGACAGATCCTCGACAGCACGCCCTCGGGACTGCTCGCCTGCGAGGCGGAAGGAGAGATTACCTTCATCAACCGGGCCGCCCTGAGCATCCTGGGGCTGGACAACGTGACGGCCAAGAGCATGTCCGTGGAGGCCTTGCTGCCAGGCCTGCGGGGCTTGGAGCGGGTGCCTCGCGCCGAGCTGAAGGTGGAGACGCCCCGGGGCCCCCGGATCCTCGGGCTCACGCTCGCGCCGCTGGAAGGCGGGGGCCAGTCCACGCGCCTCATCGTCTTCCAGGATTTGACGGCGCTGCGGCGCGCGGAGGACGAGCTGCGGCGGGCCGACCGGCTCGCGGCCCTGGGCACGCTGGCCGCTCAGCTTGCCCATGAGATTCGCAACCCGCTGGCGGCGATGCGGGGCTCGGCGCAGATGTTGGCCCAGGATGGGGCGGAGGACCCCAGCGTGGTCCGGCTCACCAACATCTTGATGCGGGAGTCGGACCGGCTGTCGCGGTTGGTGGAGGAGTTCCTGCGCTTTGCCCGGCCGCCGCCTCCCCAGCGGCGGGCCATCGCCCTGGATGAGCTCATCCGGGAGACGGTGGAGATGCTCCAGACGGATCCGCTGCGGCGAGGGGTTCACCTGAGCCTGGAGCTGCCTCCCGTCGTGGCCTCGGTGGATCCAGACCAGCTGCGCCAGGTGCTGCTCAACCTGCTGCGCAATGCCTTCGAGGCCGTGGGCTCGGCGGGCCAGACACGGGTGTCCTTGTCCGTGGAGGACGGCAAGGCCCTGATGCGCGTCTGGGATTCGGCGGGGGCCATTCCGGAGACGCACCTGGGACGCATCTTCGAGCCCTTCTTCACCACGCGCAGCGGGGGCACGGGGCTGGGGCTCGCCACGGCCTATTCCATCGTGAGGGCTCACGAAGGCAGGCTTCAGGTGACATCATCCCCCCAGTTGGGAACAGAATTCACCGTGGAGCTGCCACTGGCGGTAGCCGAGGAGATGCAAGGTGCACGTGCTGGTAGTGGATGA